The following proteins are co-located in the Streptomyces sp. DT2A-34 genome:
- a CDS encoding putative leader peptide — MKRQDLTRRRHVDLARVSSSCCRCLV, encoded by the coding sequence ATGAAGCGACAGGACCTCACGCGGCGACGCCACGTCGACCTCGCGCGTGTCTCCAGCTCCTGCTGTCGCTGCCTGGTCTGA
- a CDS encoding amino acid ABC transporter ATP-binding protein has protein sequence MSAVMVDVHGVHKSFGALQVLRGVDLLVPAGDVTVILGPSGSGKSTLLRTINHLEKVDRGWISIDGELIGYRRAGNKLHELKEKDVLKQRTNIGFVFQNFNLFPHLTVLDNLVEAPVSALRRPRKEAEETARRLLDRVGLADKADAYPRQLSGGQQQRVAIARALALEPKVLLFDEPTSALDPELVGEVLDVIKDLAGTGTTMIVVTHEIGFAREVADTVVFMDDGVVVEQGPPLAVLDNPRQERTRAFLSKVL, from the coding sequence ATGAGTGCCGTCATGGTGGACGTCCACGGCGTCCACAAGAGCTTCGGTGCCCTCCAGGTGCTGCGCGGGGTCGACCTGTTGGTCCCCGCCGGCGACGTGACCGTGATCCTCGGCCCGTCCGGCTCGGGGAAGTCCACACTGCTGCGCACCATCAACCACCTGGAGAAGGTCGACCGCGGCTGGATCAGCATCGACGGCGAACTCATCGGCTACCGCCGCGCCGGGAACAAGCTGCACGAGCTGAAGGAGAAGGACGTTCTGAAGCAGCGAACCAACATCGGGTTCGTCTTCCAGAACTTCAACCTCTTCCCGCATCTGACCGTCCTGGACAACCTCGTCGAGGCCCCCGTCTCCGCGCTGCGCCGCCCGCGCAAGGAGGCGGAGGAAACCGCCCGCCGGCTCCTCGACCGGGTCGGGCTCGCCGACAAGGCCGACGCCTACCCCCGGCAGCTCTCCGGCGGCCAGCAGCAGCGCGTGGCGATCGCCCGCGCGCTCGCCCTCGAACCGAAGGTGCTGCTCTTCGACGAGCCGACCTCGGCACTCGACCCGGAACTGGTCGGCGAAGTCCTCGACGTCATCAAGGACTTGGCAGGCACCGGCACCACCATGATCGTCGTGACCCATGAGATCGGCTTCGCCCGCGAGGTCGCCGACACCGTGGTGTTCATGGACGACGGAGTCGTCGTGGAGCAGGGGCCGCCCTTGGCCGTCCTGGACAACCCGCGCCAGGAACGCACCCGCGCCTTCCTCTCCAAGGTCCTGTGA
- a CDS encoding ABC transporter substrate-binding protein: MTTSPARRRTVTAALGLASALVLTACANPTDGGTTEVAATSGARTRINLSPDQDRITTGKVDAIAAEVPEKIRNRGTLELVASSGSAAPLTFYATDNKTVIGVEPDLAHLVADVLGLKADINTVSWENIFVGLDSAKYDAGFSNITVTEEREEKYDFATYREDNLAFEAKKGSGLEVTGPADVAGRTVAVGSGTNQEKLLVEWSKENEKAGRGPVDIKYYQNDSDTYLALQSGRIDLYLGPHPTAAYHAATTGRTEVVGTYSGAGATLQGLIAATTKKDSGLVKPLADALNHVIENGTYAKVLRRWGLSDEAVTKSEINPPGLPKTSV; this comes from the coding sequence GTGACCACCAGCCCCGCCCGCCGCCGCACCGTCACAGCCGCGCTCGGACTCGCCTCCGCCCTCGTTCTCACCGCCTGCGCCAACCCCACCGACGGCGGCACCACCGAGGTCGCGGCCACCTCGGGCGCCAGGACGAGGATCAACCTCAGTCCCGACCAGGACCGCATCACCACCGGCAAGGTCGACGCCATAGCCGCCGAGGTCCCGGAGAAGATCCGCAACAGAGGCACCCTGGAACTCGTCGCCTCGTCCGGCTCCGCCGCGCCGCTGACCTTCTACGCCACCGACAACAAGACCGTCATCGGCGTCGAGCCGGACCTCGCCCACCTGGTCGCCGACGTTCTCGGTCTCAAGGCGGACATCAACACCGTGTCCTGGGAGAACATCTTCGTCGGCCTCGACAGCGCCAAGTACGACGCCGGTTTCAGCAACATCACCGTCACCGAGGAGCGCGAGGAGAAGTACGACTTCGCCACCTACCGCGAGGACAACCTGGCCTTCGAGGCGAAGAAGGGCAGCGGCCTGGAGGTCACCGGGCCCGCGGACGTGGCGGGCCGGACCGTCGCCGTGGGCAGCGGCACCAACCAGGAGAAGCTGCTGGTCGAGTGGAGCAAGGAGAACGAGAAGGCCGGCCGGGGGCCGGTGGACATCAAGTACTACCAGAACGACAGCGACACCTACCTCGCGCTCCAGTCCGGCCGTATCGACCTCTACCTCGGCCCCCACCCGACCGCCGCCTACCACGCGGCCACCACCGGAAGGACGGAGGTCGTCGGCACCTACTCCGGCGCCGGCGCCACCCTCCAGGGGCTCATCGCGGCCACCACCAAGAAGGACAGCGGCCTGGTGAAGCCGCTCGCCGACGCACTCAACCATGTCATCGAGAACGGGACGTACGCGAAGGTGCTGCGGCGCTGGGGTCTGTCCGACGAGGCCGTGACCAAGTCGGAGATCAACCCGCCGGGTCTGCCCAAGACCAGCGTGTAG